The DNA segment GGGGCAGATGGGCCTCAACAATGACCTGGCACAGGTCAAGGAACAGAGAGCCCAGCAGCAGGGCAGCTTCTTGAGCGGATTGCTTGGAACTGGTTTGAGCCTCGGCACAAAGGCGGTCACTGGAGGTCTATTCTAATGGCGATCGCAAATCTCCGCGTCCCGATCGCAGCCCTCCCAACGGCTGACACCTCTTGGCTCAAGACGCTGCAGGATTCGGCCGGCAATGCGCTCGACACTGCTGCGCAGAACAAGGCCTTTGAACAGAACGTCATTCCGGCGATTACCGGCACGGCCGCGCCCCAACAGCAGCCGGGATTTCTCGGTCGGTTGTTCGGTGCCAAGAGCGTTCCGGCCCCGGCGGCTCAGCAGCAGATTGCAGCCACGAACCCCGCGCCTGTGCAGGGAAATGTCTCGGCCGGCACGCCGAACGATATCCAGAATCAGTTCATCGACACGGTGCGCAGCGGCGGTCTGACGAACCCCTATGGCTTGGCCGCGGTTGCCGCCACCGGGCGCGCGGAAAGCGGCTGGTCGCCTGCGAACGTCAACGCTGCATGGCCCGATCCCTCGCAGAGCGGCCAAGCGGGAACCGCAGGCGGCATCCTGTCGTGGCGCAATGAGCGGCTTGCCAACCTGCGCAATTTCGCACAGTCGCAGGGCGAAGACCCGTCGAACATTTCCCCGGCCACGCAGGCGAAGTTCTTCCTTCAGGAAGATCCGACGCTTGTTCAGCGCCTGAACGCTGCCAAGAGCCCGCAGGAGGCCGCGAACATCATGGCGAATGCGTGGAAGTTCCGCGGTTACGATCAGGCCGGCGGCGAGGCCGCGCGACGTGCCGCGCTGACGCAAAACTACTACAGCACGCAGTTTGCCAATGCTCAGCCGCAGACGGCCGCTCCGGCCGCGCCGACGCAGGTTGCGAGCCTTGACCCGTCGATCGGCATTCTTGGCCCGGGTGCGGCCGCACAGATGCGAGCCACCAATCCGGCACCACAGGCGGTCCCCACTGCGACGAATTTCGACCCTAGCACGGTCACTCCCGATCAGATGAACGCGTTGCTTGGACTGGTCACGGCGAACCCGGGTTATGTCGACCCCATGGTGACGACTGCATATCGGCAGCCTGCCCAGACCGCAGCGTCAGCACCGGTCAATCCTCCTCCGCAAGCAACTCAGCCCGCAACCGCGCCGACCGCAAACGCCGGAGCGAACATGATCGCCGCCGCGCAGCCGGCAACGCGCCAGAACGTCACAAACGACCAGATCGCTGCCATGGTGCGCAATCCCTATACGCGCCAAGTCGGATTGCAGCTCTGGCAGCAGGTGCTTACCGGTAAGATGGCTCAGCCGTGGTCTTTCGTGAAGCTCGATGACGGCACGCTTGCCAGGGCGAACGCATCGACCGGGGAAGTTCAGAGCCTCGGCAAGTTCGGTAGCGCGAAAAAGGAACTGCTCAGCAACGGGAAGGGTGCCTTCTATGACGCCGAAAGCGGCCAATGGATTGCGCCTCCCGAGGGGATGGTTGGTGCAACGGAATACGGCCTGGCGCCGATCTACGGTACGGACGCCAACGGCAATACCGTCATTGGTCAGCTTGCCAAGGATGGCACCTTCCAGCAAACGAGACTGCCGGCCGGATTCGTGCCGACGCCTGGTGTCACCAGCACGGACCTCGGTACGTCCGTCATCACCCGCAACAACAAAACTGGCCAGATTGTCGACACGCAAGCGAAAGATGTTCAGGGCGAGGCGTTTCAGAAGAAAGTCGGCACTGATACGGGCGAACAGCAGGCCAACCGGATCGCCGCGGGTTCGTCGCTCGGAAGCACGCTTTCTAGCCTCGATCGACTCGACGCCGCAGCAAACGAGCTTTCCAAGGATCCGGACCTCGGCCGCGTAACGGGTTGGTCTGGGCTGCTGCCGAACGTTCCCGGCGGCAAGGGCGCAAGCGTACAGGCCCGCTTGAACACGCTGAAATCCCAGATCGGCTTCAGCGTCCTGCAGGCGATGCGTGACGCCTCCAAAACCGGGGGTGCGCTCGGCGCCATCTCGGACAAGGAAAATGAGCTGTTGCAGAACAATCTTGCATCTCTAAGCCAGGCACAGAGCGAGGAAGATCTCAAAGCGCAGCTCGGGCGCATCCGCGACTATGTTGCCGGCGCAAAGGCTCGTCTCTCCGGTGCCTATAAGCAGATGTATGGCGAGGACTATCAATCGCCATCCGTCGCCCCGGCGTCGGGTAACACGACTTCCTCCGGTGTGAAGTGGAGCATTGAAAAATGACCGTTTTGAACATCGGCGGCCACCGCGTCACTGTCGACGATAGCTTTGAACGGCTGTCGCCGGATCAGCAGCAAGCGACTGTCGACGAGATCGAAAAGACGCTTGTCGGTCAGCCTGCAGCACAGCCGGATAAT comes from the Rhizobium sp. NXC24 genome and includes:
- a CDS encoding phage tail tip lysozyme; this translates as MAIANLRVPIAALPTADTSWLKTLQDSAGNALDTAAQNKAFEQNVIPAITGTAAPQQQPGFLGRLFGAKSVPAPAAQQQIAATNPAPVQGNVSAGTPNDIQNQFIDTVRSGGLTNPYGLAAVAATGRAESGWSPANVNAAWPDPSQSGQAGTAGGILSWRNERLANLRNFAQSQGEDPSNISPATQAKFFLQEDPTLVQRLNAAKSPQEAANIMANAWKFRGYDQAGGEAARRAALTQNYYSTQFANAQPQTAAPAAPTQVASLDPSIGILGPGAAAQMRATNPAPQAVPTATNFDPSTVTPDQMNALLGLVTANPGYVDPMVTTAYRQPAQTAASAPVNPPPQATQPATAPTANAGANMIAAAQPATRQNVTNDQIAAMVRNPYTRQVGLQLWQQVLTGKMAQPWSFVKLDDGTLARANASTGEVQSLGKFGSAKKELLSNGKGAFYDAESGQWIAPPEGMVGATEYGLAPIYGTDANGNTVIGQLAKDGTFQQTRLPAGFVPTPGVTSTDLGTSVITRNNKTGQIVDTQAKDVQGEAFQKKVGTDTGEQQANRIAAGSSLGSTLSSLDRLDAAANELSKDPDLGRVTGWSGLLPNVPGGKGASVQARLNTLKSQIGFSVLQAMRDASKTGGALGAISDKENELLQNNLASLSQAQSEEDLKAQLGRIRDYVAGAKARLSGAYKQMYGEDYQSPSVAPASGNTTSSGVKWSIEK